A single region of the Vibrio chagasii genome encodes:
- a CDS encoding DUF3069 domain-containing protein: protein MSDATNTEQQEIDLTTISPELRQVIEFDEVPKEMHFMVTSIHEVSEEAVREAWDSLPASAQNVLDNFEQFHALITVSQAFAGVNVMEEFPTLKLPEGMTDEEKEEYRAQLLDQVLHNCVKDMVKQIKKARRDAILKRDFKEVFTK, encoded by the coding sequence ATGTCAGACGCTACAAACACAGAGCAACAAGAAATCGATTTAACCACAATCTCTCCTGAACTTCGCCAAGTTATCGAATTTGATGAAGTGCCAAAAGAGATGCACTTTATGGTTACTTCTATTCATGAAGTGTCTGAAGAAGCAGTACGCGAAGCTTGGGACAGCCTGCCAGCAAGCGCACAAAATGTTTTGGACAACTTCGAGCAGTTCCACGCTCTAATCACGGTTAGCCAAGCTTTCGCTGGTGTTAACGTGATGGAAGAGTTCCCTACTCTTAAACTTCCAGAAGGCATGACTGACGAAGAAAAAGAAGAGTACCGCGCTCAACTACTAGACCAAGTTCTACACAACTGTGTAAAAGACATGGTTAAACAAATCAAGAAAGCTCGTCGTGATGCTATCTTGAAGCGTGATTTTAAAGAAGTTTTCACTAAATAA
- a CDS encoding diguanylate cyclase, which yields MIEKGSSMRILLVDDVQLDRMQLAIRLKQLGHIVEAVGSGKEALNVYSGFDPELVLLDISMPEMDGFEVANEIRERFPEWVPIIFLSGHEEPEMIAKAIDAGGDDYLIKPVNKVVLNSKLIAMQRIAYMRRELKQSTAKLEELNILLQQQANEDGLTKLYNRRYMDTKLEESIAWHGRRNISMTVILLDVDFFKPYNDNYGHIQGDKCLQGLANTLKVLFVRAGEFVGRYGGEEFVLILSDTDSDAAEQQAIRIKEALYDMNYAHEYSTISDRVTASQGVLSFVPNGDESLASIYEKVDQALYQAKQSGRNTYIQRNILEHTR from the coding sequence ATGATAGAAAAGGGATCTTCGATGCGCATATTGCTGGTTGACGATGTTCAGCTAGACAGAATGCAACTTGCTATTCGACTAAAACAATTAGGTCATATTGTTGAAGCTGTCGGCAGCGGTAAAGAAGCCCTGAACGTTTATTCTGGTTTTGATCCAGAGCTCGTCTTGCTTGATATTAGTATGCCTGAAATGGATGGCTTTGAAGTAGCGAACGAGATCCGTGAACGATTTCCTGAATGGGTACCTATTATCTTTCTGAGCGGTCACGAAGAGCCTGAGATGATAGCCAAGGCCATTGATGCGGGTGGTGACGACTATTTGATCAAGCCGGTAAATAAAGTCGTACTCAATTCTAAACTGATTGCCATGCAGCGAATCGCCTACATGAGGCGTGAGCTGAAGCAAAGTACCGCCAAGTTAGAAGAGCTCAACATCCTCCTACAACAGCAAGCCAATGAAGATGGCCTCACCAAATTGTACAACCGTCGATATATGGATACTAAGCTTGAAGAGAGCATTGCGTGGCACGGAAGACGTAATATATCCATGACGGTGATTCTACTCGATGTAGACTTCTTTAAGCCTTACAACGATAATTACGGGCACATTCAAGGAGATAAGTGCTTACAAGGCCTTGCTAATACCCTAAAGGTACTGTTTGTAAGAGCTGGAGAGTTTGTCGGCCGTTATGGCGGTGAAGAGTTTGTGCTTATCTTGAGTGATACCGACAGTGATGCTGCAGAACAGCAGGCGATTCGTATCAAAGAAGCGCTTTATGATATGAACTATGCACATGAGTATTCTACGATTTCAGATAGAGTGACAGCGTCACAAGGGGTGTTGTCGTTTGTGCCGAATGGCGATGAGTCTTTAGCCTCCATCTATGAGAAGGTCGACCAAGCGCTGTATCAAGCAAAACAAAGCGGTAGAAACACCTATATCCAGCGCAACATTTTAGAGCACACACGATAG
- a CDS encoding Solitary outer membrane autotransporter beta-barrel domain produces MPQSKSFSMANSRWTLIVPALCLITSPTVSANALSDAFRKELEQRFATSVLLNDTDVFTFGINNFDPNEVFSLDNEDVGSNDSVSRRQNITSLSLPYTFELPNYIEDNHQEITLRLSALRIENDVEYAATIKSDYQKESVVSGYVEFANVSQLNEYWSFHSGIGNHISYYRNDFEYRSSLLEPIQDQLDGLYYNTDAWAYIIEPKIKLIFEDKNPWGRYKLSTSWHYFNGVGWGEANNGDVGNPEGWYIANEAKIFYDLVRWDKNITSMYSSIRRIDIGGDSVESMGTTSYYEGSVGWLLNPNLFNEWVDNVGIGFTINYGSSLKGGSLVLFFNQD; encoded by the coding sequence ATGCCACAATCAAAGTCATTTTCTATGGCTAATTCGCGTTGGACACTGATTGTCCCTGCGCTTTGTTTGATTACCTCACCTACGGTTTCAGCCAACGCTTTGTCAGATGCATTTCGCAAGGAGCTAGAGCAGCGTTTTGCGACCAGTGTATTACTCAACGATACCGATGTTTTTACTTTTGGTATTAATAACTTCGATCCAAATGAAGTTTTTAGTTTAGACAATGAAGATGTTGGCTCGAATGATTCGGTAAGTCGCCGTCAAAACATCACATCTCTCAGTCTTCCTTATACCTTTGAGCTGCCCAACTACATTGAAGACAACCATCAAGAGATAACGTTGCGCTTATCAGCATTGCGTATCGAGAACGACGTTGAATATGCAGCGACGATAAAAAGCGATTATCAAAAAGAGTCTGTGGTTTCTGGTTACGTCGAGTTTGCTAATGTCTCTCAATTAAATGAGTACTGGAGCTTTCATTCAGGTATTGGTAATCATATCTCTTATTATCGCAACGACTTTGAATACCGCTCGTCACTACTTGAGCCTATTCAGGACCAATTGGATGGACTTTATTACAACACAGATGCGTGGGCATATATCATAGAGCCAAAAATTAAGCTGATTTTTGAAGATAAAAATCCCTGGGGGAGATACAAACTGAGTACCAGTTGGCACTATTTTAATGGTGTTGGTTGGGGAGAAGCTAACAACGGCGATGTAGGGAACCCGGAAGGTTGGTATATCGCTAACGAAGCTAAGATCTTCTACGATCTCGTGCGTTGGGATAAAAACATTACATCGATGTATTCGAGCATTAGAAGAATTGATATCGGTGGGGACAGCGTGGAGTCGATGGGGACGACCTCGTATTATGAGGGCAGTGTAGGTTGGTTGCTGAACCCCAACTTATTCAATGAATGGGTTGATAATGTAGGCATCGGTTTTACGATCAACTACGGGAGTAGCTTAAAAGGTGGTAGCCTCGTTCTGTTCTTCAACCAAGACTAG
- a CDS encoding GGDEF domain-containing protein yields the protein MASSFVTSSMFRFCFPLLLLAILLAGMNNVILVTDSNLGFASNLPYILLSVAVLLCHTFRQGRMAMVSVTMLVAYFVIQVRLQTPLNTGTTLLELSLLAALVPVTCLLVYAFPDTGVNSKSMFLYALVLVLFVVWAQLIVSHFHAGGFESWSEGILFTVRDFSKLPFVLVLYSLCLLGLTSILVLVYNRSIDVVVYSAILLASSTFIFFDVQYISSTMFSLSGTLIIVYVMSASHDMAFNDQLTNIPGRHALEVDMKHLGRKYSMAMVDIDHFKKFNDTYGHDIGDDVLKLVASILKETTGGARAYRYGGEEFTIIFKGKHTEQVKEHLESLVSQVHDYDMTIRNTKERPDDHDEGIKKRGKNGQASEIVNVSVSIGLADSTTTKHPEEVLKLADQALYKAKKTGRNKLCIHS from the coding sequence ATGGCATCTTCTTTTGTAACGTCGAGCATGTTTCGATTTTGCTTCCCTTTACTCCTTCTAGCAATTTTACTTGCAGGTATGAACAACGTCATTCTGGTGACGGATTCAAACTTAGGGTTTGCTAGCAACCTTCCGTATATTCTATTAAGCGTTGCGGTATTGCTATGCCATACATTCAGGCAAGGGCGCATGGCCATGGTGTCAGTGACCATGCTTGTCGCCTATTTTGTAATCCAAGTTCGTTTGCAAACCCCATTAAATACCGGAACGACACTATTAGAGCTCTCTCTACTCGCGGCATTAGTGCCTGTCACCTGCCTACTTGTGTACGCCTTCCCAGATACGGGCGTGAATTCTAAGTCAATGTTCTTGTATGCTCTGGTATTGGTGTTATTTGTGGTGTGGGCGCAACTTATCGTTTCTCATTTTCATGCCGGAGGTTTTGAATCATGGAGCGAAGGCATCCTCTTCACCGTCAGAGACTTTTCTAAACTGCCTTTCGTTTTAGTCTTATATAGTCTGTGTTTATTGGGTTTAACTTCGATTTTGGTTCTGGTCTACAACCGTTCAATCGATGTGGTTGTGTATAGTGCGATCCTGCTGGCGTCGAGTACCTTTATCTTTTTCGATGTTCAGTACATATCGAGCACGATGTTTTCTTTGTCAGGCACTTTAATCATTGTTTATGTGATGTCTGCTAGCCACGATATGGCATTTAATGACCAACTAACAAACATTCCAGGGCGTCACGCCTTAGAAGTCGATATGAAGCATCTAGGGCGCAAGTATTCAATGGCGATGGTCGATATCGACCACTTTAAGAAGTTCAATGACACGTACGGGCACGACATTGGCGATGACGTGTTGAAATTAGTGGCGAGCATCTTAAAAGAGACGACAGGTGGCGCTCGAGCTTATCGTTATGGTGGAGAGGAATTCACGATCATCTTCAAAGGTAAACATACCGAGCAAGTCAAAGAACACCTGGAATCGCTTGTTTCACAAGTGCACGACTACGATATGACAATTCGTAACACAAAAGAGCGACCTGATGATCATGATGAAGGCATCAAAAAGCGTGGTAAAAATGGTCAAGCATCTGAAATTGTCAATGTGTCAGTGAGTATTGGATTGGCAGACAGTACAACCACCAAGCACCCTGAAGAAGTATTGAAGCTTGCCGATCAAGCATTGTACAAAGCCAAAAAGACGGGCCGCAACAAACTCTGTATTCATAGCTAA
- a CDS encoding late competence development ComFB family protein, translated as MQISVDVHNYMETLVGHVLSTEEYVSSYTNEQLADLACLALGQLKPIYIRFDIDFLSALPEDKLVLYKRNSEIAVKNAESMIIDDRRRDRKDNVPVIFSQHNFDDDVELQWYEKPLLNRKQS; from the coding sequence ATGCAAATTAGTGTGGATGTACATAACTATATGGAGACGCTGGTGGGCCATGTATTGTCTACCGAAGAATACGTGTCTAGTTATACAAACGAGCAGTTGGCTGATCTCGCATGTTTAGCATTAGGTCAGTTAAAACCTATCTATATTCGCTTTGATATCGATTTCCTTTCGGCCTTACCAGAAGATAAATTGGTTCTGTACAAAAGGAATAGTGAGATCGCGGTCAAAAATGCAGAAAGTATGATTATTGACGACAGACGACGCGATCGTAAGGACAATGTGCCCGTGATCTTTAGTCAACACAATTTTGATGATGACGTAGAATTGCAATGGTATGAAAAGCCATTGTTGAACCGTAAACAGTCATGA
- a CDS encoding HlyU family transcriptional regulator, producing MGFFSRLFGGKEKTEQKVEIEPVEYKGFNIYQDAIAESGQYRVAGRIEKEIDGEIKSHRFIRSDVVSNKEDANELMLKKSQMFIDQMGDSIFS from the coding sequence GTGGGATTCTTTTCTAGATTATTTGGTGGCAAAGAAAAAACCGAACAAAAAGTAGAGATTGAGCCAGTCGAATATAAAGGGTTCAATATCTATCAAGATGCCATTGCTGAATCTGGTCAATACCGTGTTGCCGGGCGTATCGAGAAAGAAATTGATGGTGAGATTAAAAGTCATCGTTTTATTCGTTCAGATGTTGTTTCAAACAAAGAAGACGCCAACGAATTGATGCTCAAAAAGTCGCAAATGTTCATCGACCAAATGGGCGATAGCATATTTAGCTAA
- the pntA gene encoding Re/Si-specific NAD(P)(+) transhydrogenase subunit alpha, with protein MLIGVPRETLAGETRVAASPKSVEQLLKLGFEVCVESQAGALASFEDSAYEQAGAKVVSADEAWKSDIIFKVNAPIVDDTKNEIDLLKDGATLVSFVWPAQNPELMEQLSSRNINVMAMDSVPRISRAQALDALSSMANIAGYRAVVEAAHEFGRFFTGQITAAGKVPPAKVLVAGAGVAGLAAIGAAGSLGAIVRSFDVRPEVKEQVESMGAEFLEVDFQEDTGAGDGYAKEMSDAFNKKAEELYAVQAKDVDIIITTALIPGRPAPKLITKEMVDSMSPGSVIVDLAAANGGNCEYTVADQVITTENGVKVVGYTDMVGRLPTQSSQLYATNLVNLLKLLCKEKDGNINIDFEDVVLRGVTVVKEGEVTWPAPPIQVSAQPQQAKPKATKPEQKVEEPTSPVKKAAGMAIAVGAFAWIASVAPAAFLSHFTVFVLACVVGYYVVWNVSHSLHTPLMSVTNAISGIIVVGALLQIGQGSGVVTFLSFIAVLIASINIFGGFTVTKRMLEMFRKD; from the coding sequence TTGTTGATAGGTGTACCAAGAGAAACGCTCGCTGGTGAAACGCGAGTCGCTGCATCGCCGAAATCGGTCGAACAGCTTCTAAAGTTAGGGTTTGAAGTTTGTGTTGAATCACAAGCAGGTGCGCTAGCAAGTTTTGAAGATTCAGCTTACGAACAAGCTGGTGCAAAAGTTGTAAGCGCAGATGAAGCTTGGAAATCCGATATTATCTTTAAAGTTAACGCTCCAATCGTTGATGATACTAAGAATGAAATCGACCTACTTAAAGATGGCGCAACATTGGTCAGCTTTGTTTGGCCGGCTCAAAACCCGGAATTAATGGAGCAGCTCTCAAGCCGTAATATTAATGTTATGGCAATGGACTCTGTGCCTCGTATTTCAAGAGCTCAAGCGCTCGATGCACTAAGTTCTATGGCCAATATCGCGGGTTATCGTGCTGTTGTTGAAGCGGCGCATGAATTTGGTCGATTCTTCACGGGTCAAATTACAGCGGCAGGTAAAGTTCCACCAGCGAAAGTATTGGTTGCTGGTGCGGGTGTTGCTGGCTTGGCGGCAATTGGTGCAGCTGGTAGTTTAGGTGCCATTGTTCGTTCATTCGATGTTCGTCCTGAAGTTAAAGAGCAAGTGGAGTCGATGGGCGCTGAGTTCTTGGAAGTGGATTTTCAGGAAGATACAGGCGCTGGTGATGGCTACGCAAAAGAGATGTCTGACGCGTTCAACAAGAAAGCGGAAGAGCTTTACGCGGTTCAAGCAAAAGACGTTGATATCATTATTACTACAGCACTGATTCCGGGTCGTCCTGCGCCTAAACTTATCACCAAAGAGATGGTCGATAGCATGAGCCCAGGCAGCGTAATTGTGGACCTTGCGGCAGCAAATGGTGGGAACTGTGAATACACGGTTGCGGATCAAGTGATCACAACAGAGAATGGTGTGAAGGTTGTCGGTTACACCGATATGGTTGGTCGTCTACCTACTCAGTCTTCCCAACTGTACGCGACTAACCTAGTGAACTTACTGAAACTACTTTGCAAAGAGAAAGACGGTAACATCAATATCGACTTTGAAGATGTTGTACTTCGTGGCGTCACAGTCGTTAAAGAGGGCGAAGTCACTTGGCCAGCTCCACCAATTCAAGTTTCTGCTCAACCTCAACAGGCTAAGCCAAAAGCAACGAAACCTGAGCAAAAAGTTGAAGAGCCTACTTCGCCAGTTAAAAAAGCGGCAGGCATGGCCATTGCGGTTGGTGCATTCGCTTGGATAGCTTCGGTGGCTCCTGCTGCGTTCTTATCTCACTTTACCGTTTTTGTTCTCGCTTGTGTGGTGGGTTATTACGTAGTTTGGAATGTTAGCCATTCTCTTCATACGCCTTTGATGTCTGTAACGAACGCGATTTCAGGGATCATTGTGGTGGGTGCGCTATTACAGATTGGACAGGGAAGCGGCGTCGTGACTTTCCTGTCGTTTATTGCCGTTTTAATTGCAAGTATCAATATCTTTGGTGGCTTTACCGTGACCAAACGTATGCTTGAAATGTTCCGTAAAGACTAA
- the pntB gene encoding Re/Si-specific NAD(P)(+) transhydrogenase subunit beta, with amino-acid sequence MSEGLVQAAYIVAAVFFIMSLAGLSKQESARAGNYYGITGMAIALIATIFGPHSAGIVWIIIAMVIGGGIGIHYARKVEMTEMPELVAILHSFVGMAAVLVGYNSYIDPPAAVSLNPADIHAEHVIHLVEVFLGVFIGAVTFTGSIVAFGKLRGVISSSALNIPHKHKWNLAAIVVSTLLMIMFVKADGSMFALMVMTLIAFAFGYHLVASIGGADMPVVVSMLNSYSGWAAAAAGFMLANDLLIVTGALVGSSGAILSYIMCKAMNRSFISVIAGGFGQEVQVSEGDEDQGEHRETSAEDVADMLKNSKSVIITPGYGMAVAQAQYPVHEITEKLRAQGVNVRFGIHPVAGRLPGHMNVLLAEAKVPYDIVLEMDEINDDFDETDTVLVIGANDTVNPAALEDPNSPIAGMPVLEVWNAQNVIVFKRSMNTGYAGVQNPLFFKDNTQMLFGDAKQSCLGILEHL; translated from the coding sequence ATGTCTGAAGGATTAGTACAAGCAGCTTATATTGTTGCTGCTGTATTCTTTATTATGAGTTTGGCTGGACTATCGAAGCAGGAATCTGCACGTGCAGGTAACTATTACGGTATTACGGGTATGGCAATCGCGTTGATCGCGACGATCTTTGGCCCTCACTCTGCGGGTATTGTGTGGATCATCATTGCAATGGTGATCGGTGGTGGTATTGGTATCCACTACGCAAGAAAAGTAGAAATGACCGAAATGCCAGAGCTGGTGGCAATTCTGCACAGCTTCGTAGGTATGGCAGCGGTACTTGTGGGTTACAACAGCTACATCGATCCACCGGCGGCTGTGTCACTTAACCCTGCTGATATTCATGCAGAGCACGTTATCCACCTAGTGGAAGTGTTCCTTGGCGTATTTATCGGTGCTGTGACGTTCACAGGTTCGATTGTTGCGTTTGGTAAGCTTCGCGGCGTTATCTCTTCGTCTGCACTGAACATTCCTCACAAGCACAAATGGAACCTAGCGGCTATCGTGGTTTCAACATTACTTATGATCATGTTCGTTAAAGCAGATGGCAGCATGTTCGCACTGATGGTGATGACACTTATCGCGTTCGCATTCGGATACCACTTAGTGGCGTCGATCGGCGGTGCAGATATGCCAGTGGTTGTTTCTATGTTGAACTCGTACTCTGGTTGGGCTGCTGCGGCGGCAGGTTTCATGCTTGCAAACGACCTGCTTATCGTAACTGGTGCACTGGTTGGTTCGTCGGGTGCGATTCTGTCTTACATCATGTGTAAAGCAATGAACCGCTCGTTCATTAGTGTTATTGCTGGTGGTTTTGGTCAGGAAGTACAAGTGTCTGAAGGCGATGAAGATCAAGGTGAACACCGTGAAACTTCAGCGGAAGACGTGGCTGACATGCTTAAGAACTCTAAGTCAGTAATCATTACTCCTGGATACGGCATGGCAGTAGCTCAAGCTCAGTACCCAGTGCATGAAATTACTGAAAAGTTGCGTGCACAAGGCGTAAACGTTCGCTTTGGTATCCACCCAGTAGCCGGTAGGTTACCGGGTCACATGAATGTACTGCTTGCTGAAGCAAAAGTCCCTTACGATATCGTTCTTGAAATGGACGAGATCAATGATGACTTTGACGAGACAGATACTGTATTGGTTATTGGTGCGAATGACACCGTAAACCCAGCAGCTCTGGAAGATCCAAACAGCCCAATCGCTGGCATGCCAGTGCTTGAAGTTTGGAACGCTCAAAACGTTATCGTGTTCAAGCGTTCTATGAACACGGGTTACGCAGGCGTACAAAACCCTTTGTTCTTTAAAGACAATACACAGATGCTGTTTGGCGATGCTAAACAAAGCTGTCTTGGTATTCTAGAGCACCTATAG
- the vxrA gene encoding sensor histidine kinase VxrA, producing MNLRWFVIIKRTFTLLIATLSVSVNAFADSLPERIDNFTKLFDHETAIESYDIRLLQADYPTRLITPSSMLPQTAEYPLKDIQRLYQLSKTCSGKLPLSPLITEPLVFTRAMCKGTKLSDRWFSRSGLIHPGGGSYAARYVEKYPEKFDALKRFMHIQERPNTEQDELLSRLQQMDNEAITALLAGASMFVELDEMWVKRGDRYYLYKESDWHENATLAGLSFSLSSEGKSCFVQRGNVCWEIEDHSELLQVAMFILVIANIMLVLGWAIYRWNSKKQELKSRMLVLQILTHELRTPIASLSLTVEGFRREFEHLPESVYDEFRRLCEDTRRLRQLAEASKDYLQSDNQPLATEWVPSVQEWLEYKVEEDFAPGIELRINQDIAAKVNVYWLGTCIDNLIRNAVKYGVAPVILELNTSDKKLTFKVIDNGDLSRKDWGQLRKPFVSKSGLGLGLTIVESMVGKMGGHMTLIGPPTTFILEIPCETDIASR from the coding sequence ATGAATTTGCGCTGGTTTGTGATCATCAAAAGAACATTTACTCTTCTTATCGCTACGTTATCAGTATCAGTAAACGCGTTTGCTGATTCTTTGCCTGAGCGTATCGATAATTTCACCAAACTATTTGATCATGAAACGGCAATCGAATCTTATGATATTCGATTGCTTCAGGCTGATTATCCGACACGTTTGATCACGCCTTCTTCAATGCTGCCGCAAACAGCAGAGTACCCATTAAAAGATATTCAACGCTTATACCAGTTATCAAAAACCTGTAGCGGTAAGTTGCCGTTAAGCCCATTAATAACGGAGCCTTTGGTGTTTACACGTGCGATGTGTAAAGGCACTAAGCTATCTGACCGTTGGTTTAGCCGTAGCGGTCTGATTCACCCAGGTGGTGGCTCTTATGCAGCACGTTACGTTGAGAAATACCCAGAAAAGTTCGATGCGCTAAAACGCTTTATGCACATCCAAGAGCGTCCAAATACTGAACAGGATGAACTGCTATCTCGTTTGCAGCAGATGGACAATGAAGCCATTACCGCGCTTCTGGCTGGCGCAAGCATGTTTGTTGAACTTGATGAAATGTGGGTCAAACGGGGCGACAGATATTACCTATACAAAGAGTCTGACTGGCATGAAAATGCGACGTTAGCAGGGTTGTCGTTCAGCTTATCTTCAGAAGGTAAGAGCTGTTTCGTCCAACGTGGTAATGTGTGTTGGGAAATTGAAGATCACTCTGAACTGCTTCAGGTCGCAATGTTCATCTTGGTGATTGCCAACATCATGCTTGTGCTAGGTTGGGCGATATACCGTTGGAACAGTAAGAAACAGGAATTGAAGAGTCGTATGTTGGTTCTTCAGATCTTAACGCACGAACTGAGAACGCCGATTGCGAGTTTGTCATTGACTGTTGAAGGGTTCAGGCGAGAGTTCGAACACTTACCTGAATCGGTATATGATGAATTCCGTCGACTGTGTGAAGATACACGTCGTTTAAGACAGCTAGCAGAGGCAAGTAAAGACTACTTACAGTCAGACAATCAACCACTTGCAACAGAGTGGGTACCAAGTGTACAAGAGTGGTTAGAGTACAAAGTTGAAGAAGATTTCGCTCCTGGAATCGAGCTACGAATCAACCAAGATATTGCTGCGAAAGTGAACGTATATTGGTTAGGAACCTGTATCGATAACCTGATCAGGAACGCTGTTAAATACGGTGTCGCACCAGTGATACTAGAACTGAATACTTCTGACAAGAAGCTGACATTCAAAGTTATAGATAATGGAGACTTGTCCCGCAAAGACTGGGGGCAACTAAGAAAGCCATTCGTTAGTAAGAGTGGACTAGGTTTAGGTCTGACGATAGTAGAATCTATGGTTGGAAAAATGGGCGGTCACATGACGTTAATCGGCCCCCCGACAACATTTATTTTGGAGATACCTTGTGAAACAGACATTGCTTCTCGTTGA
- the vxrB gene encoding response regulator transcription factor VxrB, translated as MKQTLLLVEDDKNLADGLLVSLEQAGYECLHAELISEVEGYWEQADLVILDRQLPDGDSVDSLPSWKKKKDIPVILLTALVTVKDKVAGLDSGANDYLTKPFAEAELFARIRAQLRLPDAEEQDASKVIAQNLVIDKATREVFFNEQEVTLTRTEFDLLLFLASNLGRVFTRDELLDHVWGYNHFPTTRTVDTHVLQLRQKLPGLEIETLRGVGYKMKA; from the coding sequence GTGAAACAGACATTGCTTCTCGTTGAAGATGATAAGAATTTAGCTGATGGCCTATTAGTTAGCCTAGAGCAAGCTGGGTATGAATGTTTACATGCTGAACTGATCTCTGAAGTTGAAGGCTATTGGGAACAAGCGGATCTAGTTATTCTAGACCGTCAACTTCCTGATGGTGACTCAGTAGACTCACTTCCAAGCTGGAAGAAAAAGAAAGATATTCCTGTAATCTTGCTGACTGCACTGGTTACGGTAAAAGACAAAGTAGCGGGCCTAGATTCAGGCGCTAACGACTACCTAACGAAGCCATTCGCAGAAGCAGAGTTGTTTGCTCGTATCCGTGCTCAACTTCGCCTACCAGATGCTGAAGAGCAAGACGCGTCAAAAGTTATCGCTCAAAACCTTGTTATCGACAAGGCAACACGTGAAGTGTTTTTTAATGAGCAAGAAGTCACGTTAACACGTACTGAGTTTGATCTTCTGCTGTTCTTGGCAAGCAATCTTGGCCGCGTATTTACACGCGACGAACTGCTTGACCACGTTTGGGGTTACAACCACTTCCCAACAACACGTACAGTAGACACGCACGTTCTTCAGTTAAGACAGAAACTGCCAGGTCTAGAGATTGAAACGCTACGTGGCGTTGGCTACAAGATGAAAGCGTAA
- a CDS encoding DUF2861 family protein produces the protein MKKALLPLLILSSVVNTAYATDWFKSSDALTQVHKHLLDNDLPQMFDSLVEVWQINVSQSREEHLNELFDQALNKDCGKTLTKKTLPDWISSVVVKRHIIQSPGRDTFRVSIDVESEQEIQNITFEKWVDKVVSSDSEFTKESEVVNNASVSLYRKRYNLASQLDSGLYRLNVKGEGGNSWSTWIILGEVAMRQQVRWASKDTWRIDKKDLLNPYCPLPKLEIGLYDYVNERYEQVWGKSYESDYPMNLTGEDLPNDRYVLAVSMVHSRWQGDIAIEQAQTISKTYDISSEEELK, from the coding sequence ATGAAAAAAGCTTTACTTCCACTATTAATACTGTCGAGCGTGGTTAACACCGCGTACGCCACAGATTGGTTTAAGAGCAGCGATGCTCTCACTCAAGTGCATAAACATTTGTTGGATAATGATCTACCGCAGATGTTTGATTCTCTAGTGGAAGTTTGGCAAATCAATGTTTCTCAATCTCGAGAAGAGCACCTCAATGAACTGTTCGACCAAGCGTTGAACAAAGATTGTGGTAAAACCCTCACTAAGAAAACGCTACCGGACTGGATTAGCTCGGTTGTTGTTAAGAGACACATCATCCAAAGCCCAGGTCGAGACACATTTCGGGTTTCAATTGATGTCGAATCTGAACAAGAAATCCAAAACATCACCTTCGAAAAGTGGGTAGATAAAGTCGTTTCTTCCGATAGCGAGTTCACCAAAGAAAGCGAAGTGGTTAACAACGCCTCGGTCAGTTTGTACCGCAAGCGCTATAACTTAGCGTCACAGCTCGATTCTGGCTTGTATCGCCTGAACGTAAAGGGCGAAGGGGGTAACTCTTGGAGTACATGGATCATTTTGGGTGAAGTTGCCATGCGTCAGCAAGTACGCTGGGCTTCAAAAGATACGTGGCGAATAGATAAGAAAGACCTGCTTAACCCATACTGTCCGCTTCCTAAGCTAGAAATCGGTTTGTACGATTATGTCAACGAGCGCTATGAACAAGTGTGGGGTAAGAGCTATGAATCGGATTACCCGATGAACCTGACAGGCGAAGATCTGCCCAATGACCGTTATGTTCTGGCGGTTTCTATGGTGCATTCGCGTTGGCAAGGTGACATAGCGATAGAACAAGCACAAACTATCAGTAAAACTTATGATATTTCTAGCGAAGAAGAGTTAAAGTAA